In the Methanothermobacter marburgensis str. Marburg genome, AGCCTCCAGTTTCCTGTTGGACCTCAGTGAGGCATAGAGGAACATTGCCGCTGCAAGCATGATGAAAACCCACTCAATGGTCCTCATAAGATCAAATGCCATTATCTCCCTCATAAAACCGAACACAGTTGATATAAAGAGCATGAAAACCGCGATGGTCATGGGGATCCACCTGCCGTCATGGGCAGAGACCCTCAGCATGTAGATGAGGCTCAGACCGGTTATAACTGTGGATATGAGCTGGGCCACCTGAAATTCACGTCCATAGGGGATCATCCTATCACCATGTACATATATGTCCACTGGATAATTTAGTTCTTTCCCTAACACGGTTCAGGAACTTCACTAGAAACAGTTTATCATTGTATTGTCCCCTCATCACACGGTTCAGGAACTTCTCTCAGGAAAGGTTATCCTGAAAACCGCCCCTCCCTCATTGAAGGTTTCAAGTTCACCGTCAAGCTGACCAACAAGGGCCCTCACAAGGGTCATCCCCAGTGAATCCGATGAACCTGAACTGAAATCTTCTGGAAGCCCCTGGCCTGTATCCCTGTAATCCAGGAGGTACACCCCACCTTTAAGGTTAAAGCTGATTATGATTCTCCCCTTGCCATCAGGGAAGGCGTACTTTACTGAATTTGTGACAAGTTCACTGACTATGAGGGCCAGGGGGACCGCCAGCTCAATATCAAGGCTCAGATCATCCACTCTGATGTCTGATACGATACCCGAGGCCCCGTAGGTTGAGAGGATTTCAGTTGCAAGGCGTGAGATGTAGTTCCTCATGTTTATCTCTGAGAGGGTCTCTGACTGGTAGAGGTTCTCGTGTATCATGGCCATGGACTTTATACGGGTCTGGCTCTCCTCAAATATCCTGAGGTCCTCAGCGTCCCTTATGTAGGGCTTCTGCATGTTCAGGAGACTTGATATTATCTGCAGGTTATTCTTTACACGGTGGTGTATCTCCCTTATAAGTGTCTCCCTCTCCCTGAGGGCGGATATCAGTGATTCCTCATATCTCCTGGCCTCTGTAACATCCCTCACAAGCACAGCTCCAAGACCAGGCATGATGCTGAATCTGAAGATTCTGACCACCCTCTCACCCCTTATGAGGAACTCATCGTTTCCACGGGTCTCAAGGATCACCTCGGAGCATATCTCAGGCATCTTCCTTCCCAGAGCATCATCCCTTCCAGTTGAGGTTATCTCCTCAAGTGCCCGGTTCCAGTAGATTACAGTATCTGATTCATCGGTTATTGCGATACCATCTGATATGTTATCTGCAACTCCCCTGAACCTCATCTCACTTTCACGGAGCCTCTCTGTGGCCCTCCTCTGGAGGCTTATATCAGTTGCAATGAATACGAACCCAATGGGCTCCCTGAAGCGCCCCCTTATGGGGGATGCTGTGAGGAGAACGTCAGTTGTCCTTCCGTCCGATGAGATTATCCTGGTCTCCATTTCAGATGAGCTAAAACCAGAGACCACCTCCCTGAGCATCTCCCTGTCAGATGGGTCAAACAGATCCCAGAATGGTTTACCCCGCAGGTCTTCTGAGCTGTAGGAGAGCTTCTCATGGACGCTCCTGCCGCAGCTTGTAACCCTCCCCTCAAGGTCTGTTATGATGAGGAAGTTGGGCATAACATCAGCTATGCTCCTTGCAGCGATGGCAGGTGAGAGTTCTGGAAAGTCGTACCTCCAGACCCCGTAGGCAATGAAGAGCAGGCCAATGGATAGCATGGTCTGGGTGAACTCCGGGAAGACCAGTCCCATAAGGTCCCTGAAGATGAAGTCAGTTGTGAAGCTCACAATCAGAGGCACGAAAAGACCCGTGAATATGTAGAGGGACTCCCTCTTCCTGTACCCTCGGGATCTCAGGTAGTCCCTGAGGGTGATGGCTGCCGCTGTCAGTGTCAGGGTAACGGTCCAGAGCGAGAAGAGTGCAAAGACCAGAGGTGGTTCCGGCAGGGCGTAGGTCCAGCCATAATATGTGAGGAGTGGACCGGAAATGAAGAGGTCAGTGAGGAGTCCCGTTAATATGAAGATAAGTGCAGGTGCATAGATTACTGCAAGTGCCGGTTTACCCACCCTTCTTCGTGTGTAGGTGAGGGATATGTGGAGGAGAATTGCAGGTATAATGGGCCAGAGGAGGCTCAGCCTGAGCCATATTAGGGCATCGTCGGGTGCTGCCACTGTCCGGTAGACGAACTCGGTGAATGCCATGAATGATACAGCAACACCAAGGTTGGATACAAGCAGATTGAGGTTATTACGGGGGTTCCTGTAGTAGATGAATACCGATGTGTAGAATGCAATCACAGATGCAAGGAGGGATATGATTGAGTAGGGGTTCATATACGCCTCCATGCGAATCTAAATGGCGGTATGCTTGCATCAAACTGGTCTGATGGTATCATCCTCAACCACCACCTCACCCCTCCGGGCCATCTCCTCTATGACCTTTCTGATACCTGTGGCAGTCTTCCTGCTGG is a window encoding:
- a CDS encoding histidine kinase dimerization/phosphoacceptor domain -containing protein: MEAYMNPYSIISLLASVIAFYTSVFIYYRNPRNNLNLLVSNLGVAVSFMAFTEFVYRTVAAPDDALIWLRLSLLWPIIPAILLHISLTYTRRRVGKPALAVIYAPALIFILTGLLTDLFISGPLLTYYGWTYALPEPPLVFALFSLWTVTLTLTAAAITLRDYLRSRGYRKRESLYIFTGLFVPLIVSFTTDFIFRDLMGLVFPEFTQTMLSIGLLFIAYGVWRYDFPELSPAIAARSIADVMPNFLIITDLEGRVTSCGRSVHEKLSYSSEDLRGKPFWDLFDPSDREMLREVVSGFSSSEMETRIISSDGRTTDVLLTASPIRGRFREPIGFVFIATDISLQRRATERLRESEMRFRGVADNISDGIAITDESDTVIYWNRALEEITSTGRDDALGRKMPEICSEVILETRGNDEFLIRGERVVRIFRFSIMPGLGAVLVRDVTEARRYEESLISALRERETLIREIHHRVKNNLQIISSLLNMQKPYIRDAEDLRIFEESQTRIKSMAMIHENLYQSETLSEINMRNYISRLATEILSTYGASGIVSDIRVDDLSLDIELAVPLALIVSELVTNSVKYAFPDGKGRIIISFNLKGGVYLLDYRDTGQGLPEDFSSGSSDSLGMTLVRALVGQLDGELETFNEGGAVFRITFPERSS